One stretch of Micromonospora echinospora DNA includes these proteins:
- a CDS encoding 2-hydroxyacid dehydrogenase, translated as MKAWIPHPEGLRLLGEPPPGVTVELLADPDRLPSSPDGVRFWVPPFLSGPDAGAFLARLPDVEVVQLLSAGADAWVGRVPDGVTLCDARGVHDSPTAEWVVAAILSSLRGFAPLARAQARREWAYDEVAPTDELAGKRVLIVGAGSIGTAVRDRITPFEVSFTLVARTPRPDQGVHGVDELPALLPGADVVVLLVPLTDQTRGLVDERFLAAMPDGALLVNAARGPVVSTPALLAELTSGRLRAAVDVTDPEPLPADHPLWELPNLLLTPHIGGSVRGLLPRAYRLVAEQLRRYAAGEELTNRVVDGY; from the coding sequence GTGAAGGCATGGATCCCGCACCCCGAGGGCCTCCGGCTGCTCGGCGAGCCACCGCCCGGCGTCACCGTGGAGCTGCTGGCGGACCCGGACCGGCTCCCGTCGTCCCCGGACGGGGTGCGGTTCTGGGTACCGCCGTTCCTGTCCGGCCCGGACGCCGGCGCGTTCCTGGCCCGGCTGCCGGACGTTGAGGTGGTGCAGCTTCTCTCCGCCGGCGCGGACGCCTGGGTGGGGCGCGTCCCGGACGGCGTGACGCTCTGCGACGCCCGGGGCGTGCACGACTCGCCCACCGCCGAGTGGGTGGTGGCCGCGATCCTGTCCTCGCTGCGCGGGTTCGCGCCGCTGGCCCGGGCGCAGGCGCGGCGCGAGTGGGCGTACGACGAGGTGGCGCCGACCGACGAACTGGCCGGCAAGCGCGTGCTCATCGTGGGCGCCGGTTCGATCGGCACGGCGGTGCGCGACCGGATCACCCCGTTCGAGGTGAGCTTCACGCTGGTGGCCCGTACGCCGCGACCGGACCAGGGCGTGCACGGGGTGGACGAGCTGCCCGCCCTGCTGCCCGGGGCGGACGTGGTGGTGCTGCTGGTGCCGCTGACCGACCAGACCCGGGGCCTGGTCGACGAGCGTTTCCTGGCCGCGATGCCGGACGGCGCGTTGCTGGTGAACGCCGCACGGGGGCCGGTGGTCAGCACCCCGGCGCTGCTCGCCGAGCTGACCTCGGGGCGCCTGCGGGCGGCGGTGGACGTCACCGACCCGGAGCCGCTGCCCGCCGACCATCCTCTGTGGGAGCTGCCGAACCTGCTGCTCACCCCGCACATCGGCGGCTCGGTACGCGGTCTGCTGCCGCGGGCGTACCGCCTGGTGGCCGAGCAACTGCGCCGGTACGCGGCCGGGGAGGAGCTGACGAACCGGGTGGTCGACGGCTACTGA
- a CDS encoding PH domain-containing protein encodes MSRADTVRFRHNQAILVAAIVAAIGALPLATARWWLLWVLLVPVAVAVWAWRSGTDADASELRLRALAGQRRVPWTRVAELAGDARGRALARLDDGEVVMLPAVRATELPHLIAVTGQELPGEANDQ; translated from the coding sequence GTGAGCCGTGCCGATACCGTCCGTTTCCGACACAACCAGGCCATCCTGGTCGCCGCGATCGTCGCCGCCATCGGCGCGCTGCCACTGGCCACCGCCCGCTGGTGGCTGCTCTGGGTGCTGCTCGTCCCGGTCGCGGTCGCGGTCTGGGCGTGGCGCTCCGGCACCGACGCCGACGCCTCGGAACTGCGGCTGCGGGCGCTCGCCGGGCAACGCCGGGTGCCGTGGACGCGCGTCGCCGAACTGGCCGGCGACGCCCGGGGCCGCGCGCTCGCCCGGCTCGACGACGGCGAAGTCGTCATGCTGCCGGCGGTACGCGCCACCGAGCTGCCCCACCTGATCGCCGTCACCGGGCAGGAGCTGCCCGGTGAGGCGAACGATCAGTAG